Sequence from the Maribellus comscasis genome:
GGTTGTTGCCATTGCAATCGTCATACTGCTTATCAGCAGCAGAACGGTATTTAAAGTTCCGATAAATCTATCCAGCTCCTCTGCAGCCAAATGAAAAGCATCGCTGTTCATATATCTGTACACCGCATATATAATAAAGAGGACACCAAAAAGCAGAAGTTCGGTAAAAATAAACAACCACATTCCTATTTTCGACGCTTCCGCATCGTAATGGTCGTGAGTAATTTGTGTTGTTTTTTCCATATCTGGTTTAGTTATTTGTAGTTGTAAGGTCCGTCGTCTTCGGCAATAACCGGAATTTCATCAAAATTTTCAAGCGGTGGTGGCGAAGGTACTGACCACTCCAGTGTTTTCCCGTGCCAGGGATTACTTTCAGTTTTGGGACCTTTTCGTGCTGAGCGAACCAGGTTGGTAATGATAATAATCAGACCTGTTGCCAAAATCCATGATCCAAAAGTACTCAGTATATTTCCGCCATGAAACTCTTCAAGATAATCGTAATAGCGTCGCGGCATTCCCATCAATCCCAGATAAAACATTGGGGTATACAGGGCCAGAAAACCGATAAAAAATACCAGCCAGCCAATGTTTGCCCACGCTTTGTCGTACATTCTGCCAAATATTTTTGGGAACCAGTAATGAATAGCGGCAAAAAATGAAAACCCGGTTCCTCCAAAAACGATGTAATGAAAATGGCCTACCACAAAAGCAGTGTCGTGAACATACACATTGGTTGAAAGCGCACCCAAAACCAAACCGCTTAAACCGCCAATCATAAACACAAATATGAATGAAACGGCCCAGTAAAATGGCGTTTGTATATTTATTGAGCCTTTATACATTGTTGAAATCCAGTTAAATACTTTTATCGCACTGGGAATGGCTACAATAAATGTCAACAATGAAAAATAGTATTGTGCCGTACCGCTCATTCCGGCGGTATACATATGATGGCCCCATACCAGCCAACCTACAAATGCGATGGCCATGGTTGAGGCGATAATGGCCTTATATCCAAATACATGTTTTTGTGAAAATGTCGGGATAATTTCTGAAATCGCCCCCATTGCCGGTAATATCATAATGTACACGGCAGGGTGTGAGTAAATCCAGAAAAGATGCTGATAAAGAATTGGATCTCCACCCAGCGCCGGGTCAAAAATACCAACACCAAACACTCTTTCCAGTGCAATAAGCACCAAAGTAATACCAACCACCGGCGTGGCCAGCAACTGAATCCACGCGGTGCCGTACAGTGTCCATACAAACAGCGGCAGTTTTGTCCATTTTAATCCCGGACATCGTAATCGATGAATCGTAACCAAAAAGTTTAATCCGGTTAATATGGATGAAAAACCGAGCACAAAAGCACCAAAAACCGCAGGTAACAGATTTGTCCCCGTTTTAAAACTATAGGGGGCGTAAAATGTCCAGCCGGTATCGGGAGTACCTGAACCAAATAATAATGCGGAAAGCACCAAAAATACGCCTGCCACATAAAGATACCACGACAATAAATTTAATTTGGGAAATGCCACGTCCTTTGCGCCAATCATAATCGGCATAAGAAAATTACCAAAAACCGCAGGCAATCCGGGCACAACTATCATAAAAATCATAATCACACCGTGTACCGTAAACGTAGCATTATAAGTTTGCGCATTCATAATGGTTTTTCCGGGAGCCAGCAATTCAAATTTCATTGCTAAGCCGAGCAAGGCGCCCACAATAAACATTGTTCCAATGGAATAAAGATACAGCAAACCAATTCGTTTATGGTCGGTCGATAAAATCCACCCCAGCAAACCTTTGTATTTCCCCTTGTACTTCAGGTAGTTTGCTTCATTTTCAGCATGTGTTGTATGCATATAAGTTTATAGTTTAATTTATCGTTTTCCTTTTGGGTTTTACTACAAGATACAACATAAAAATGAAAGCAATAAACATTATTAGTGTTGCACTTATTTTTGTAACATTTAAAACATATGTTTGTCCTTCCGGATCGTAGGAATAACAAAACCGGAGTACTTTGTTTATGGTCGGACCTGATTGTCCTTTCGAAGCTTCTACAATAGCAAGCTTCCATTCCAGCGGAAGGAAATACAATCCATTCAGATATCTGGTAATTTTTTCATCAGGGCTGACAACAGTCAGTGATGCTGCATGCAAAAAGTCATTTCCTGTTTTTTTGTACTTAAATCCCGTTGCATTTGTAGCCCGAACAATACTTGCACTGTCACTTACAAAAAATTTCCAACCTTCTTTGGCTGCTTCAACTTTATCAGCATTGTTCATCAAATTCAGGTAATTTGCTTTTTTGCGTATCCCAAGGTCGATGGTTTCGGAAGGATCAAAACTTATGGTTAATACCTGATATTCGTCGCCGGGTGTTAAATCTGACTTATCCATTACACCGGCAACGGCTTCCATAAGCGGACTGCATATTCCGGGGCACCGGTAATATACAAAGTTTAGAATTGTTGGTTTGTCGATCAAATCGGACAACCACACTTGTTCTCCTTTTTCATTTATTAAGGAAATACTGTCGGGTAAAAATTCATCCAGATGCTCTACAATTCCAATTTCTACGTCCTTATCTGTTGCAGCGGGATCAATTACCGCCTGTCCGTTAACCTTTAGTAAACCAAAAAACAAAAAAATAAATATACCTGCCAAACTGAAATTCCTTTTCGAATCTCTCATTTTAAACACCATATTACTTAAAAAATATTTTATTACAGGTTTAGTTTTTCAAAGTATTGAAACGGCTAAGCCTGATTAATGTTTAAGAAGTTAGTGAGAAATTGGGATTTTTTTCACTTTTTCTTTCGAATTCGGTAAAAAATTGATTTCACGTCACGGTTTACTCCAAAGACACAAAATCAGTCCGATTAAAAATAACATGCTTTTATATGTTATAAAACATGTTTTTCAAATTGAGCTGAGCTGAATTATGTAAAATAAAATTGCTTAAAATAAA
This genomic interval carries:
- a CDS encoding cytochrome c oxidase subunit I, coding for MHTTHAENEANYLKYKGKYKGLLGWILSTDHKRIGLLYLYSIGTMFIVGALLGLAMKFELLAPGKTIMNAQTYNATFTVHGVIMIFMIVVPGLPAVFGNFLMPIMIGAKDVAFPKLNLLSWYLYVAGVFLVLSALLFGSGTPDTGWTFYAPYSFKTGTNLLPAVFGAFVLGFSSILTGLNFLVTIHRLRCPGLKWTKLPLFVWTLYGTAWIQLLATPVVGITLVLIALERVFGVGIFDPALGGDPILYQHLFWIYSHPAVYIMILPAMGAISEIIPTFSQKHVFGYKAIIASTMAIAFVGWLVWGHHMYTAGMSGTAQYYFSLLTFIVAIPSAIKVFNWISTMYKGSINIQTPFYWAVSFIFVFMIGGLSGLVLGALSTNVYVHDTAFVVGHFHYIVFGGTGFSFFAAIHYWFPKIFGRMYDKAWANIGWLVFFIGFLALYTPMFYLGLMGMPRRYYDYLEEFHGGNILSTFGSWILATGLIIIITNLVRSARKGPKTESNPWHGKTLEWSVPSPPPLENFDEIPVIAEDDGPYNYK
- a CDS encoding SCO family protein; amino-acid sequence: MRDSKRNFSLAGIFIFLFFGLLKVNGQAVIDPAATDKDVEIGIVEHLDEFLPDSISLINEKGEQVWLSDLIDKPTILNFVYYRCPGICSPLMEAVAGVMDKSDLTPGDEYQVLTISFDPSETIDLGIRKKANYLNLMNNADKVEAAKEGWKFFVSDSASIVRATNATGFKYKKTGNDFLHAASLTVVSPDEKITRYLNGLYFLPLEWKLAIVEASKGQSGPTINKVLRFCYSYDPEGQTYVLNVTKISATLIMFIAFIFMLYLVVKPKRKTIN